From one Pempheris klunzingeri isolate RE-2024b chromosome 9, fPemKlu1.hap1, whole genome shotgun sequence genomic stretch:
- the neurog1 gene encoding neurogenin-1 encodes MDSVYSDIDSNSCDFFPHTDDEDSRGSLRSASPGSPALCPPRSPEPEQQQKKRRRGRGRSDLCVQVVKKNRRSKANDRERNRMHNLNDALDELRGVLPAFPDETKLTKIETLRFAHNYIWALSETIRIADLQAGKTGDAPLLLSSKCLGDAPSPGSDACSWSSSGSSSSSSPAYCTSSPGSPAGPEDYSYLQQDAVFGFHSFVPGIY; translated from the coding sequence ATGGACTCCGTCTACTCCGACATCGACAGCAACAGCTGCGACTTCTTCCCGCACACTGACGATGAGGACTCCCGCGGCAGCCTGCGCTCCGCCTCCCCGGGCTCCCCTGCGCTCTGCCCGCCGCGCTCCCCGGAGcccgagcagcagcagaagaagcgGCGCCGCGGCCGCGGCCGCAGCGACCTCTGCGTGCAGGTGGTGAAGAAGAACCGGCGCTCCAAGGCTAACGACCGGGAGAGGAACCGCATGCACAACCTGAACGACGCCCTGGACGAGCTGCGCGGCGTCCTGCCGGCCTTCCCGGACGAGACCAAACTCACCAAAATCGAGACTCTGCGCTTTGCGCACAACTACATCTGGGCTCTGTCAGAGACCATCCGCATCGCCGACCTGCAGGCGGGGAAGACCGGCGacgctcctctgctgctcagctccAAGTGCCTCGGTGATGCTCCGAGCCCCGGCAGCGACGCCTGCTCCTGGAGCTCCAGCGgctcctcgtcttcctcttccccGGCCTACTGCACCTCCAGCCCGGGCAGCCCCGCCGGCCCGGAGGACTACAGCTACCTGCAGCAGGACGCTGTGTTCGGCTTCCACAGCTTCGTGCCGGGCATCTACTGA
- the exosc3 gene encoding exosome complex component RRP40, with protein MFSGFKDKVGEVLLPGDEFCLETEDTISLTEQAKPEKVVCGPGLRRSGGRLVVCKSGVLRHKQPNMFWIDSQQRRYVPAKGETVIGIVTVKSGDVFKVDFGGSEQASLSYLAFEGATKRNRPNVQVGDLVFSQFIIANKDMEPELVCVDSGGRANGMGVFGGGGLLFTVSLGLVRRLLAPHSEVLSDLQQLLPCELVVGMNGRLWVKSSGVQQTLVVANLLQSCDTMTAQQRRQLFRRAAQGAL; from the exons ATGTTTTCTGGTTTCAAAGATAAAGTCGGGGAGGTTTTGTTACCAGGAGATGAATTCTGCTTAGAGACCGAAGACACCATCTCTCTGACGGAGCAGGCGAAGCCGGAGAAGGTGGTGTGTGGTCCGGGTCTGCGGCGGAGCGGAGGCCGGCTGGTGGTGTGTAAAAGCGGCGTCCTCCGACACAAACAGCCCAACATGTTCTGGATCGATTCACAGCAGCGGAGG TATGTCCCGGCCAAAGGAGAGACCGTCATCGGCATCGTGACGGTCAAATCTGGAGACGTCTTCAAGGTGGACTTTGGAGGAAGTGAGCAGGCGTCTCTGTCCTACCTGGCGTTTGAAGGAGCCACCAAGAGGAACCGACCCAACGTCCAG GTGGGGGACCTGGTGTTCTCTCAGTTCATCATAGCCAATAAGGACATGGAGccggagctggtgtgtgtggaCAGCGGGGGCCGGGCCAACGGGATGGGggtgtttggaggaggaggtctgcTCTTCACCGTCTCTCTGGGACTCGTCAGAAG ACTGCTGGCCCCCCACAGCGAggtcctgtctgacctgcagcagctgctccccTGTGAGCTGGTGGTGGGGATGAACGGCCGTCTGTGGGTGAAGTCCTCCGGCGTCCAGCAGACGCTCGTCGTCGCCaacctgctgcagagctgcgACACCATGACGGCCCAGCAGAGACGGCAGCTGTTCAGGAGGGCGGCACAGGGGGCGCTGTAG